From Tachypleus tridentatus isolate NWPU-2018 chromosome 8, ASM421037v1, whole genome shotgun sequence, a single genomic window includes:
- the LOC143224226 gene encoding uncharacterized protein LOC143224226 produces MARVYITFLAVILVMMTKVDQTAAHGRLIDPPSRSSMWRFGFPTKRNFNDNELFCGGYQVQWMLNGGKCGICGDAWNKPRPRSNEAGGIYGKGIIVRKYRSGQIITVKVQLTANHLGFFEFKICPNNNPKKAATQQCLDRYPLLLADGSGYKYKVPHPKPDTFQIHLRLPRALYCSHCVFQWTYTAGNNWGTCIDGTQRVGCGPQETFRNCADVTIE; encoded by the exons ATGGCTAGAGTATATATAACATTTCTGGCTGTGATTCTTGTGATGATGACCAAGGTTGATCAAACAGCTGCACATGGTAGACTGATTGACCCACCGTCCAGATCGTCCATGTGGAGATTCGGTTTCCCAACTAAACGTAATTTCAATGATAATGAACTTTTTTGTGGAGGTTACCAG GTTCAGTGGATGCTTAATGGAGGAAAGTGTGGCATATGTGGAGATGCTTGGAATAAACCGCGTCCTCGATCAAATGAGGCAGGTGGCATTTATGGAAAAGGAATAATCGTGAGAAAATATCGAAGTGGACAA aTAATCACAGTTAAAGTGCAGTTAACTGCAAACCATTTGGGATTCTTCGAATTTAAAATATGTCCAAATAATAATCCAAAGAAAGCCGCTACGCAACAATGTCTAGATCGCTATCCTCTTCTCCTGGCGGACGGATCAGGCTACAAATACAAGGTACCTCATCCAAAGCCAGATACGTTTCAAATACATCTACGACTTCCACGAGCACTTTACTGTTCACATTGCGTATTCCAATGGACTTATACTGCTG GAAATAACTGGGGAACCTGTATAGATGGCACGCAACGAGTAGGATGTGGCCCACAAGAGACTTTCCGCAACTGTGCTGACGTCACTATTGAATAG